In Streptomyces asoensis, a single genomic region encodes these proteins:
- a CDS encoding HAD family acid phosphatase, whose translation MHKPLRIAAVAAACAVAGAALYGAGAATAGQSTANSTHEPYNIGLLVKDIDTYYGTTPDAGGVYQASPTSPYAKDLASIDKAARKYIDKAARKAVRKGEKPAVVFDIDDTLLLSLDYEKRYNYTYNSASWAAYVNKADRPAVFGTPELVRYAQAHGVEVFYNSGLAEAQRSAAVENLKKVGADVDLDADHMFLKNAAAPPAYLGACATPGAWTCTTVQYKSGTRKHIEQDLGYEIIANFGDQYSDLDGGFADRTYKLPNPTYFVG comes from the coding sequence ATGCATAAGCCACTGCGTATCGCGGCCGTCGCCGCTGCCTGCGCCGTCGCCGGCGCCGCCCTGTACGGCGCCGGCGCGGCGACGGCCGGCCAGTCCACGGCCAACTCCACCCACGAGCCCTACAACATCGGGCTCCTGGTGAAGGACATCGACACCTACTACGGCACCACGCCGGACGCCGGCGGCGTGTACCAGGCGTCGCCCACGAGCCCGTACGCCAAGGACCTTGCGAGCATCGACAAGGCCGCCCGGAAGTACATCGACAAGGCCGCCCGCAAGGCGGTCAGGAAGGGCGAGAAGCCCGCGGTCGTCTTCGACATCGACGACACGCTGCTGCTCAGCCTCGACTACGAGAAGCGGTACAACTACACGTACAACTCCGCCAGCTGGGCGGCCTACGTGAACAAGGCCGACCGTCCGGCGGTGTTCGGCACCCCCGAACTGGTGCGGTACGCCCAGGCGCACGGTGTCGAGGTCTTCTACAACTCGGGCCTCGCCGAGGCGCAGCGCTCCGCGGCCGTGGAGAACCTGAAGAAGGTCGGCGCCGACGTCGACCTCGACGCCGACCACATGTTCCTCAAGAACGCGGCCGCCCCGCCGGCCTACCTCGGCGCCTGCGCCACCCCGGGGGCCTGGACCTGCACGACCGTCCAGTACAAGTCCGGCACCCGCAAGCACATCGAGCAGGACCTCGGGTACGAGATCATCGCCAACTTCGGCGACCAGTACTCCGACCTCGACGGCGGCTTTGCCGACCGGACGTACAAGCTGCCGAACCCCACCTACTTCGTGGGCTGA